The following are encoded together in the Serratia sp. UGAL515B_01 genome:
- a CDS encoding aldehyde dehydrogenase, with amino-acid sequence MEKLKIFLAGRWCEGRGEEMRSVFPADGSVNACLRAASVQDVDDAVAAAEKAWRSQAWRGLVPHQRAAILHRVSDLITEQVESLAQLQTRDNGKPLAETRGLVMSAAATARYFAAACEVLEGELPTQRSREVMTLSQYQPLGVIAAITPWNSPIASEMQKVAPALAAGNAVVLKPAEATPLMALKLAELFEQAGLPAGLLSVLPGKGSVIGEALVRHPLVKKISFTGGTSTGRHLAHIAAEKLIPTSLELGGKSPTIVLEDADLEQAARGICYGIFSSAGQACIAGSRLFVHRSLYQSLLARLCELTAGLRIGNPLEPGVHLGPLISHKHRQSVADYVALAQQEGGRVLIGGEPPAEPQLAQGSYYLPTIIEGLNNRARTCQEEIFGPVLVVLPFDDEQQLVEQANDSVYGLAAGIWTRDFTRAMALAERLETGTVWINTYKTFSISTPFGGFKQSGLGREKGLHGIQAYMQQKSLYLSLTNQPNCWSD; translated from the coding sequence ATGGAAAAGTTAAAGATTTTTCTTGCCGGCCGCTGGTGTGAAGGGCGTGGGGAAGAGATGCGTTCTGTTTTCCCCGCTGATGGCAGCGTGAATGCGTGCTTGCGGGCAGCCAGCGTTCAGGACGTGGATGACGCCGTTGCGGCGGCAGAGAAAGCCTGGCGGTCCCAGGCATGGCGCGGGTTGGTTCCGCACCAACGTGCGGCGATCCTGCATCGCGTCAGTGATTTGATTACTGAACAGGTTGAGTCACTAGCACAATTGCAAACGCGTGACAACGGCAAACCGCTGGCGGAAACCCGCGGATTGGTGATGAGCGCCGCGGCTACCGCGCGCTATTTTGCCGCAGCCTGCGAAGTACTGGAAGGTGAGCTGCCTACTCAGCGCAGTCGCGAAGTGATGACGTTGAGTCAGTATCAACCGTTGGGCGTTATTGCGGCTATTACGCCGTGGAACTCACCGATTGCCAGTGAAATGCAAAAAGTGGCCCCGGCGCTGGCGGCAGGCAATGCCGTAGTGCTTAAACCGGCGGAGGCCACACCGCTGATGGCGCTTAAACTGGCTGAGCTGTTTGAGCAGGCGGGATTGCCCGCTGGTTTACTCAGTGTATTACCGGGCAAGGGGTCGGTGATCGGTGAAGCGCTGGTGCGTCATCCGTTAGTGAAAAAGATTTCCTTTACCGGGGGCACTTCTACCGGGCGTCATTTGGCACATATCGCCGCGGAAAAGCTGATCCCTACCTCGCTGGAGTTGGGAGGGAAATCGCCCACCATTGTGTTAGAGGATGCCGATCTGGAGCAGGCTGCGCGGGGTATCTGCTATGGCATCTTCAGCTCGGCCGGACAGGCCTGTATTGCGGGTTCACGGCTGTTTGTTCACCGTTCACTGTATCAATCGTTGTTGGCCAGACTGTGTGAACTGACCGCGGGATTACGCATTGGCAATCCGTTGGAACCCGGCGTCCACCTTGGCCCTCTGATTAGCCACAAACATCGTCAGAGCGTGGCAGATTATGTGGCGCTGGCGCAGCAGGAAGGTGGACGAGTGCTGATAGGGGGAGAACCCCCCGCTGAACCACAACTGGCGCAGGGCAGCTACTACCTGCCAACCATTATTGAAGGGTTGAATAACCGAGCCCGTACCTGCCAGGAGGAGATCTTTGGCCCGGTGCTGGTGGTTCTGCCGTTTGATGATGAACAACAGTTGGTCGAACAGGCCAACGATTCGGTTTATGGCTTGGCCGCTGGTATCTGGACTCGCGATTTTACCCGAGCGATGGCGCTGGCAGAGCGGCTGGAAACCGGCACCGTGTGGATCAATACCTATAAGACTTTCTCTATTTCTACGCCGTTTGGCGGATTTAAACAAAGTGGATTAGGTCGCGAAAAGGGCTTGCATGGTATTCAGGCCTATATGCAGCAAAAGAGTTTGTACCTGTCACTCACTAATCAGCCCAACTGCTGGAGTGACTAG
- the tkt gene encoding transketolase, producing the protein MSSRKELANAIRALSMDAVQKANSGHPGAPMGMADIAEVLWRDYLNHNPTNPHWADRDRFVLSNGHGSMLIYSLLHLTGYDLPMSELENFRQLHSKTPGHPEYGYTPGVETTTGPLGQGIANAIGFAIAERTLAAQFNRPGHEIVDHHTYAFMGDGCMMEGISHEACSLAGTMKLGKLTAFYDDNGISIDGHVEGWFTDDTAKRFEAYGWHVVRGVDGHNSESIKAAIEEAHKVTDKPSLLMCKTVIGFGSPHKAGTHDSHGAPLGVAEVAATREALGWKYAAFEIPQDIYAQWDAKEAGKAKEAAWNEKLAAYTKAFPELAAEFKRRINGELPANWQAEAKKFVEQLQANPANIASRKASQNTLEAFGKILPEFLGGSADLAPSNLTMWSGSKSLGDDQAGNYIHYGVREFGMTAITNGIALHGGFLPYSATFLMFVEYARNAVRMAALMKIRNLFVYTHDSIGLGEDGPTHQPVEQLASLRVTPNMSTWRPCDQVESAIAWQYGIERNDGPTTLVFSRQNLTQQPRTAEQLANAYRGGYVLKDCVGMPEVILIATGSEVGITVEAADKLSAEGRKVRVVSMPSTDAFDKQDAAYRESVLPAAVTARVAVEAGIADYWYKYVGLNGAIVGMTTFGESAPAEQLFKEFGFTADNVVAKAKALLK; encoded by the coding sequence ATGTCCTCTCGTAAAGAGCTTGCCAACGCTATTCGTGCACTTAGCATGGATGCCGTACAAAAAGCCAATTCTGGCCATCCGGGTGCCCCTATGGGCATGGCCGATATCGCCGAAGTCCTGTGGCGTGATTACCTCAACCACAACCCTACCAACCCACACTGGGCTGACCGCGACCGCTTCGTCTTGTCTAACGGTCATGGCTCTATGTTGATCTACAGCCTGTTGCACCTTACTGGCTACGACCTGCCGATGAGTGAGCTGGAGAACTTCCGCCAGCTGCACTCTAAAACCCCGGGGCATCCGGAATATGGTTATACCCCCGGTGTAGAAACCACCACAGGCCCACTGGGTCAGGGGATCGCCAACGCTATCGGCTTTGCCATTGCCGAACGTACTCTGGCGGCACAGTTCAACCGCCCAGGGCACGAAATTGTCGACCATCACACCTATGCCTTTATGGGGGATGGTTGCATGATGGAAGGTATTTCCCACGAAGCCTGTTCGCTGGCGGGTACCATGAAGTTGGGCAAACTGACGGCATTCTACGATGACAACGGCATCTCTATCGATGGTCACGTTGAAGGCTGGTTTACCGATGATACCGCCAAACGTTTCGAAGCTTATGGCTGGCACGTGGTACGTGGCGTTGATGGGCACAACAGCGAGTCCATCAAGGCTGCGATCGAAGAAGCGCACAAAGTGACTGACAAGCCTTCTCTGTTGATGTGCAAGACCGTGATTGGTTTTGGCTCACCGCACAAGGCCGGTACCCATGACTCGCATGGTGCACCATTGGGGGTAGCGGAAGTGGCTGCCACCCGTGAAGCTTTGGGCTGGAAATACGCCGCGTTTGAAATCCCACAAGACATTTACGCGCAGTGGGATGCTAAAGAGGCGGGTAAAGCCAAAGAAGCCGCCTGGAACGAAAAACTGGCCGCCTACACCAAAGCTTTCCCAGAATTGGCTGCCGAGTTCAAACGCCGTATTAACGGTGAATTGCCTGCTAACTGGCAAGCTGAAGCCAAGAAATTCGTTGAGCAATTACAGGCTAACCCGGCCAATATCGCCAGCCGTAAAGCGTCTCAAAACACGTTGGAAGCCTTCGGAAAAATCCTGCCGGAATTCCTCGGTGGCTCTGCCGACCTGGCACCGAGCAACCTGACGATGTGGTCTGGTTCCAAATCTCTAGGCGATGACCAGGCAGGCAACTATATTCACTACGGTGTGCGTGAGTTCGGCATGACCGCTATCACCAATGGTATCGCGTTGCACGGTGGTTTCCTGCCTTACTCCGCCACCTTCCTGATGTTTGTGGAATATGCCCGTAATGCGGTGCGTATGGCTGCGCTGATGAAAATCCGCAACCTGTTTGTTTACACCCACGATTCTATCGGTTTGGGTGAAGATGGCCCGACGCACCAACCGGTAGAGCAGTTGGCAAGCCTACGTGTGACGCCGAACATGAGTACCTGGCGCCCTTGTGACCAGGTGGAGTCTGCTATCGCCTGGCAATATGGCATTGAGCGCAACGATGGCCCGACTACGTTGGTGTTCTCCCGTCAGAACCTGACTCAGCAACCGCGTACCGCTGAACAGTTGGCAAACGCTTATCGCGGTGGTTATGTGCTGAAAGATTGCGTGGGTATGCCTGAAGTTATCCTGATTGCTACCGGATCAGAAGTGGGGATTACCGTGGAAGCGGCCGACAAACTGAGCGCTGAAGGGCGTAAAGTTCGTGTAGTTTCTATGCCGTCTACTGATGCGTTCGACAAGCAGGACGCTGCCTACCGTGAGTCTGTATTGCCTGCTGCCGTGACGGCTCGTGTGGCAGTAGAAGCCGGTATTGCAGATTACTGGTACAAGTATGTCGGCTTGAACGGTGCCATTGTGGGTATGACGACTTTCGGTGAGTCTGCACCTGCAGAACAGCTGTTCAAAGAGTTTGGTTTTACTGCTGATAACGTGGTGGCCAAGGCCAAAGCGTTGCTGAAATAA
- the pgk gene encoding phosphoglycerate kinase, producing the protein MSVIKMTDLDLAGKRVLIRSDLNVPVKDGKVTSDARIRASLPTIEAALKQGARVMVTSHLGRPTEGEYNEEYSLLPVVNYLKEHMKSPVRLAKDYLDGVEVAEGELVVLENVRFNKGEKKDDETLSKKYAALCDVYVMDAFGTAHRAQASTHGVGKFAPVACAGPLLSAELEALGKALGKPARPMVAIVGGSKVSTKLTVLDSLSKIADQLIVGGGIANTFVAAQGNNVGKSLYEADLIPEAKKLLETCDIPVPTDVRVATEFSETATATLKPANEIKDNEQILDLGDASAERLAKILKDAKTILWNGPVGVFEFPNFRKGTEIVARAIADSDAFSIAGGGDTLAAIDLFGIADKISYISTGGGAFLEFVEGKQLPAVVMLEERAKK; encoded by the coding sequence ATGTCTGTAATTAAGATGACCGATCTGGATCTGGCAGGTAAACGTGTTCTGATCCGTTCCGATCTGAACGTTCCAGTAAAAGACGGTAAAGTGACTTCCGATGCACGTATCCGTGCTTCCCTGCCGACTATCGAAGCCGCGTTAAAGCAAGGTGCCCGCGTTATGGTAACGTCCCATCTGGGCCGCCCTACCGAAGGCGAGTACAATGAAGAATATTCTCTGTTGCCAGTGGTTAACTACCTGAAAGAGCATATGAAGTCCCCGGTACGTCTGGCGAAGGACTATCTGGATGGTGTTGAGGTCGCAGAAGGTGAACTGGTTGTTTTGGAAAACGTCCGCTTCAACAAAGGCGAGAAAAAAGATGACGAAACGCTGTCTAAGAAATATGCGGCGTTGTGTGACGTGTATGTGATGGACGCTTTTGGTACTGCACACCGTGCGCAGGCTTCTACCCACGGTGTGGGTAAGTTTGCACCCGTTGCCTGTGCGGGTCCGCTGTTGTCTGCCGAACTGGAAGCATTGGGTAAAGCACTGGGTAAACCTGCTCGTCCGATGGTGGCGATCGTGGGCGGCTCTAAAGTTTCTACCAAACTGACCGTTCTGGATTCTCTCTCCAAGATTGCTGACCAGTTGATTGTGGGGGGGGGGATTGCCAACACCTTCGTGGCGGCTCAAGGCAATAACGTAGGTAAATCCCTGTACGAAGCCGATCTGATCCCTGAAGCGAAAAAGTTGCTCGAAACCTGTGATATTCCGGTTCCAACCGATGTTCGTGTCGCTACCGAGTTCTCTGAAACCGCTACCGCAACGCTGAAACCAGCCAATGAAATCAAAGACAACGAACAAATTTTGGATCTGGGTGATGCTTCTGCCGAGCGTTTGGCCAAGATCCTGAAAGACGCCAAAACCATCCTATGGAATGGCCCGGTTGGCGTATTCGAGTTCCCTAATTTCCGTAAGGGGACTGAAATTGTTGCCCGTGCTATCGCTGATAGTGACGCCTTCTCTATTGCAGGCGGTGGCGACACGCTGGCAGCCATCGATCTGTTCGGTATTGCTGACAAGATCTCCTATATCTCAACCGGTGGTGGTGCGTTCCTGGAGTTTGTCGAAGGGAAGCAACTGCCAGCAGTCGTGATGCTGGAAGAGCGTGCCAAGAAGTAA
- the epd gene encoding erythrose-4-phosphate dehydrogenase, which produces MVIRIAINGFGRIGRSVLRALYESGRHTEISVVAINELANANGMAHLLKYDSSHGRFAWNVHQEGDVLSVGDDNIRLLHQPALEHLPWDELGVDVVLDCSGVYGSRADGEAHLAAGAKKVLFAHPGGNDLDATIVFGVNHQTLRGEHRIVSNASCTTNCIIPIIKLLDDAFGIEFGTVTTIHSSMNDQPVIDAYHQDLRRTRAASQSIIPVDTKLAAGITRIFPQFCDRFEAISVRVPTINVTAIDLSVSVSANVLVSQVNQLLQKAALGSFHGIVDYTELPLVSIDFNHDPHSAIVDGTQTRVSGQHLIKTLVWCDNEWGFANRMLDTTKAMAASGF; this is translated from the coding sequence ATGGTAATCCGCATAGCGATAAACGGTTTTGGCCGCATCGGCCGTAGCGTTTTACGCGCATTGTATGAATCGGGACGACACACCGAAATTTCCGTTGTCGCCATCAACGAACTGGCAAATGCTAATGGGATGGCACACCTGCTTAAGTACGACTCAAGTCATGGCCGTTTTGCATGGAATGTTCATCAGGAAGGGGATGTTCTCTCCGTGGGTGATGACAACATACGGCTACTGCACCAGCCCGCATTAGAACACTTACCGTGGGATGAGCTGGGGGTGGACGTGGTGTTGGACTGCAGCGGTGTTTATGGAAGCAGAGCTGATGGTGAAGCCCATCTGGCTGCGGGTGCCAAAAAGGTGCTATTTGCTCACCCGGGTGGCAACGATTTGGATGCTACCATCGTGTTTGGTGTCAATCACCAGACACTGAGGGGGGAACACCGAATTGTGTCGAATGCGTCCTGTACCACCAACTGTATTATTCCGATTATCAAGCTGCTTGATGATGCTTTCGGTATTGAATTTGGCACGGTGACGACCATCCACTCCTCAATGAACGATCAACCAGTGATTGATGCTTATCACCAGGATTTACGGCGTACTCGTGCGGCGAGCCAGTCGATTATTCCTGTTGATACCAAACTGGCGGCCGGTATTACACGTATCTTTCCACAGTTCTGCGATCGTTTTGAAGCAATTTCTGTGCGTGTACCGACCATCAATGTGACTGCTATCGATCTCAGCGTCAGCGTGAGCGCCAACGTGTTGGTGTCACAGGTTAACCAGCTATTGCAAAAGGCCGCACTGGGATCATTTCATGGTATAGTTGACTACACGGAACTACCATTAGTCTCGATAGATTTTAACCATGACCCGCATAGCGCCATCGTCGATGGAACGCAAACCCGGGTTAGTGGACAGCACCTGATAAAGACCCTGGTCTGGTGCGATAACGAATGGGGCTTTGCCAACAGGATGTTGGATACAACAAAGGCAATGGCCGCAAGCGGTTTTTAG
- the mscS gene encoding small-conductance mechanosensitive channel MscS: MKDLNVVESINEASNWVINHQDMLIQYAVNVVAAIVILIIGSVIARFVGNALNRVMKLRDIDATVADFLAAMARYSILAFTFIAVLGRLGVQTTSVIAVLGAAGLAVGLALQGSLSNFAAGVLLVAFRPLRAGEYVDLGGVAGTVDQVQIFSTTLRTADNKTIVVPNGKIISGNIINYSREPNRRVDIQVGVAYDADIDLVKKVLGDVIAADQRIMHDKGVTVRLNEMAPSSLNFVTRSWTTNAEYWNVYFDLMENFKRQLDVHNIGIPYPQMDVHVRHVAKSAEQAE, encoded by the coding sequence ATGAAAGATCTCAACGTAGTAGAAAGTATTAATGAAGCCAGTAACTGGGTGATAAACCATCAGGATATGTTGATCCAATATGCGGTAAATGTTGTTGCCGCGATCGTTATTTTAATTATCGGTTCGGTCATTGCTCGTTTTGTCGGTAATGCGCTTAATCGCGTAATGAAACTGCGTGATATTGATGCGACCGTTGCTGATTTTCTGGCGGCGATGGCACGTTATAGCATTCTGGCATTTACCTTTATCGCGGTGCTTGGGCGTCTTGGAGTACAGACAACCTCGGTAATTGCCGTACTGGGTGCTGCAGGTTTGGCTGTGGGCTTGGCGTTACAAGGTTCGTTGTCCAACTTTGCTGCTGGCGTGTTGCTGGTCGCTTTCCGGCCACTACGTGCAGGTGAGTATGTCGATTTGGGGGGCGTTGCCGGAACGGTCGATCAGGTACAAATTTTTTCCACCACGTTGCGTACCGCAGATAACAAAACCATTGTAGTACCCAATGGTAAAATTATTTCGGGCAACATTATCAACTATTCTCGTGAACCTAACCGTCGCGTGGATATTCAGGTTGGTGTTGCTTATGATGCCGATATTGATCTGGTCAAGAAAGTGCTGGGCGATGTGATCGCAGCAGATCAACGGATCATGCACGACAAGGGAGTAACCGTACGCCTGAATGAAATGGCACCTTCCTCACTGAATTTTGTAACCCGTTCTTGGACTACTAATGCTGAATACTGGAACGTCTATTTTGACCTGATGGAAAACTTTAAACGCCAGCTAGATGTTCATAATATCGGTATCCCTTACCCGCAGATGGATGTTCATGTTCGTCATGTGGCGAAATCGGCTGAGCAGGCTGAATAA
- a CDS encoding thiamine pyrophosphate-binding protein translates to MSEKITVGEAIARTLEQYDVSAMYGIISIHNLPIADAVGQRGAIRFVPARGEAGAVTMADAHGRFSGLGVALTSTGAGAGNAVGAMIEALNANTPLLHITGQVEKAYLDADAGFIHETKDQLGFLRACSKRAYRVNSPEQAVAVIQRAIQDAQTVPCGPVAVEIPIDIQGSLVAASVVGQAIPPPTLPAVDVETVERLYQHLKRAKRPLLWVGGGALACGEAVRQLADAGVVVISSTHGRGILPDSHPRSLRAFHNSPSVETILTRCDLTLVAGSRLRSNETRTWTLPLPRPLVQIDIDLAAANRNYLADEQVNGDCAALLKALAARLTPGEKVNAEWDAEIARAVQQAETALRQQSGEYAKLNDAIAAVLPHDGLLVRDITVSGSVWGSRLFRATSPLCNIHSLAGAIGMGLPMAIGTAIANPQRKVVGLVGDGGLALGLGELATMAQEQANITLLIMNDGGYGVMRGIQDKYFGGRQYYNELHAPAFCLVAEAMGMKAWKVSDAAQFNGVLAEAINYPGPSVVEVDMKSVGPLTFAGPPQKLY, encoded by the coding sequence ATGAGCGAAAAAATAACGGTTGGCGAGGCGATAGCCCGAACTCTGGAACAGTATGATGTGTCGGCGATGTACGGCATTATCTCGATCCATAATCTGCCGATTGCTGATGCGGTTGGGCAACGAGGGGCAATCCGTTTTGTACCGGCGCGTGGTGAGGCGGGTGCCGTTACCATGGCCGACGCACACGGACGTTTTTCTGGCTTGGGCGTTGCGCTGACCAGTACCGGTGCCGGAGCGGGAAATGCGGTAGGGGCGATGATTGAAGCACTGAATGCCAATACGCCGCTGCTGCATATTACCGGACAGGTCGAGAAAGCCTATCTGGATGCTGATGCCGGATTTATTCATGAAACCAAAGATCAGTTGGGCTTCCTGCGGGCCTGCTCTAAACGGGCTTATCGGGTGAACTCACCAGAGCAGGCGGTAGCGGTGATCCAGCGTGCTATTCAGGACGCACAGACGGTGCCCTGTGGGCCTGTCGCGGTGGAGATCCCGATTGATATTCAGGGTAGTTTGGTGGCAGCCAGCGTTGTCGGGCAAGCAATACCTCCCCCCACGCTGCCTGCAGTGGACGTAGAGACGGTTGAACGCCTGTATCAACATTTGAAACGTGCCAAGCGGCCATTACTATGGGTAGGGGGGGGGGCGCTGGCCTGCGGTGAGGCGGTAAGGCAGTTGGCTGATGCAGGCGTCGTGGTTATCTCGAGTACCCATGGGCGCGGGATCTTGCCAGACAGTCATCCACGCAGCCTACGTGCTTTTCACAATTCACCCAGCGTTGAGACGATCCTCACGCGATGCGATCTGACGTTGGTGGCCGGCTCTCGCTTGCGCAGCAACGAGACACGTACCTGGACACTGCCACTGCCGCGTCCTTTGGTACAGATTGATATCGATCTCGCTGCCGCCAACCGTAACTATTTGGCGGATGAACAGGTTAACGGTGACTGCGCGGCATTGCTCAAGGCGTTGGCAGCACGTTTGACACCGGGCGAGAAAGTGAATGCTGAATGGGATGCTGAGATTGCTCGCGCGGTACAGCAGGCCGAAACTGCCTTGCGCCAACAGTCTGGTGAGTATGCCAAACTCAACGATGCCATCGCCGCTGTGTTACCGCATGATGGTTTGTTGGTGCGGGATATTACGGTTTCTGGCAGCGTCTGGGGTAGCCGTCTATTCCGCGCAACATCGCCTTTGTGCAATATTCACTCTCTGGCTGGGGCGATCGGCATGGGGCTGCCAATGGCGATCGGGACTGCGATTGCCAATCCACAGCGTAAAGTTGTTGGTTTGGTTGGCGATGGTGGTCTGGCGTTGGGGTTGGGGGAACTGGCTACCATGGCACAAGAACAGGCCAATATCACGTTGCTGATCATGAATGACGGTGGTTATGGGGTGATGCGTGGTATTCAGGACAAGTATTTCGGTGGGCGTCAATACTATAACGAATTACATGCACCAGCATTCTGTCTGGTCGCAGAGGCTATGGGGATGAAAGCCTGGAAAGTCAGTGATGCGGCGCAGTTTAACGGGGTATTGGCAGAGGCGATCAACTATCCGGGGCCTTCGGTAGTGGAAGTGGATATGAAGAGTGTCGGGCCGTTGACCTTTGCCGGGCCACCACAGAAGTTGTATTGA
- a CDS encoding putative quinol monooxygenase — MSEVKVVALIKAIPAHHAAVDKAVRAMVAPSRSEPGCIQYDLHEEQGHPGSFVFIERWASEQALKEHMAMPYHDALLAELEGKLVSLEVKKLIQL; from the coding sequence ATGAGTGAAGTCAAAGTAGTTGCCCTGATCAAAGCCATCCCAGCACACCATGCCGCGGTAGATAAAGCCGTGCGCGCAATGGTTGCACCAAGCCGTTCTGAACCAGGCTGCATACAATACGACCTACACGAAGAGCAGGGGCACCCGGGTAGCTTTGTGTTTATCGAACGCTGGGCTTCTGAACAAGCGCTGAAAGAGCATATGGCAATGCCTTACCACGATGCACTCTTGGCCGAACTGGAAGGAAAGCTGGTCAGTCTGGAGGTGAAAAAACTGATTCAGTTGTAA
- the fbaA gene encoding class II fructose-bisphosphate aldolase, whose product MSKIFDFVKPGVITGDDVQKVFAIAKENNFALPAVNCVGTDSINAVLETAAKVRAPVIVQFSNGGAAFIAGKGIKTDLPQGAAILGAISGAHHVHQMAEHYGVPVILHTDHCAKKLLPWLDGLLDAGEKHFAATGKPLFSSHMIDLSEESLEENIEICSKYLTRMAKIGMTLEIELGCTGGEEDGVDNSHMDASALYTQPQDVDYAYEKLNAISPRFTIAASFGNVHGVYKPGNVKLTPTILRDSQDYVSKKHNLPHNALNFVFHGGSGSSAAEIKEAVSYGVVKMNIDTDTQWATWDGILNYYKKNEGYLQGQLGNPEGTDKPNKKYYDPRVWLRAAQTSMITRLELAFKELNAIDVL is encoded by the coding sequence ATGTCTAAAATTTTCGATTTCGTAAAACCGGGGGTCATCACTGGTGATGACGTTCAGAAAGTATTCGCAATCGCTAAAGAGAACAACTTTGCTCTGCCAGCAGTAAACTGCGTGGGTACAGATTCCATCAACGCTGTGCTGGAAACGGCTGCCAAGGTGCGTGCTCCGGTTATCGTTCAGTTCTCTAACGGTGGTGCTGCGTTTATTGCAGGTAAAGGTATCAAAACTGACCTTCCGCAAGGTGCTGCTATCTTGGGTGCAATCTCTGGTGCACACCACGTTCATCAGATGGCTGAACATTATGGTGTGCCTGTGATCCTGCACACTGACCACTGTGCGAAGAAATTGCTGCCATGGCTGGATGGTTTGCTGGATGCAGGAGAGAAACATTTTGCAGCAACCGGTAAGCCACTGTTCTCTTCACACATGATTGATTTGTCTGAGGAGTCACTGGAAGAAAATATCGAGATTTGTAGCAAATATCTGACTCGCATGGCGAAAATCGGTATGACACTGGAAATCGAGCTGGGCTGTACTGGTGGTGAAGAAGATGGTGTGGACAACAGCCACATGGACGCTTCTGCGCTGTATACTCAGCCGCAGGATGTTGATTACGCTTACGAAAAACTGAACGCTATCAGCCCGCGTTTCACTATAGCCGCTTCTTTCGGAAACGTGCATGGTGTGTACAAGCCTGGTAACGTTAAACTGACCCCAACTATTCTGCGTGATTCTCAGGACTATGTTTCCAAGAAACATAACCTGCCGCACAATGCGCTGAACTTTGTGTTCCACGGTGGTTCAGGTTCCAGTGCTGCTGAAATCAAAGAAGCGGTTAGTTACGGTGTAGTCAAAATGAACATCGATACCGACACCCAATGGGCAACTTGGGATGGGATTCTGAATTACTACAAAAAGAACGAAGGCTACCTGCAGGGCCAACTGGGCAACCCGGAAGGCACTGATAAGCCAAACAAGAAATACTACGATCCACGAGTATGGCTGCGTGCTGCCCAGACTTCTATGATTACCCGTCTGGAATTGGCCTTTAAAGAACTGAACGCCATAGACGTTCTGTAA
- a CDS encoding M48 family metallopeptidase yields the protein MKLRTSLMALGISALLSGCQTLNTDALMQSGAQAFQAATLSNDDVKALSDKSCVEMDSNSQIAPANSIYVQRLNKIAAALGDNIDGTPANYKVYLTNDVNAWAMANGCIRVYSGLMDIMNDNEVEGVLGHEMGHVALGHTRKAMQVAYGTVALRTAVSSAGGIVGSLSQSQLADMGEKLVNAQFSQKQEREADDFSFDLLRKRGLDPNGLITSFEKLSKLEAGRKSSMFDNHPASEERAQHIRERIAAGK from the coding sequence ATGAAGTTACGTACCTCTTTAATGGCATTAGGTATTTCTGCTCTATTGAGTGGTTGCCAAACCCTTAACACCGATGCACTAATGCAGTCAGGGGCACAGGCATTCCAGGCGGCAACACTGAGCAACGACGACGTCAAAGCACTGAGTGATAAATCCTGCGTAGAGATGGACAGTAATTCACAAATCGCACCGGCAAACAGCATCTATGTGCAGCGGCTGAACAAGATCGCCGCAGCATTGGGCGACAATATCGATGGTACCCCGGCAAACTACAAGGTTTACCTGACAAACGACGTCAATGCATGGGCGATGGCCAACGGCTGTATTCGCGTTTACAGCGGCCTGATGGACATAATGAACGACAACGAGGTGGAAGGCGTACTGGGGCATGAAATGGGTCACGTCGCATTGGGCCACACCCGTAAAGCAATGCAGGTGGCTTATGGCACCGTTGCATTGAGAACTGCGGTCTCTTCAGCCGGAGGGATCGTGGGTTCACTCTCTCAGTCACAATTGGCTGATATGGGAGAAAAACTGGTCAATGCTCAGTTCTCGCAGAAGCAAGAACGTGAAGCAGACGATTTTTCGTTCGACCTGCTGAGAAAACGCGGCCTGGACCCTAACGGTCTAATAACCAGCTTCGAAAAATTGAGCAAATTGGAAGCCGGTCGCAAAAGCAGCATGTTTGACAACCACCCGGCTTCCGAGGAACGTGCACAACATATCCGTGAACGTATCGCGGCAGGCAAATAA